In the genome of Tetrapisispora phaffii CBS 4417 chromosome 14, complete genome, one region contains:
- the BUB2 gene encoding Bub2p (similar to Saccharomyces cerevisiae BUB2 (YMR055C); ancestral locus Anc_2.620) — MSSIEQFIEQSPLLIQSSLSQLRYLILCEGLPVATNKREQRLRSNVWSILSQTSMERSTQLYMALVQLGPCPPVILQKIKNDTFRTLQTDPIFKKTVSEESLIRCLSCFAWQTLQRAEEEEHINNYDGNDANTSLDENNSSSYANSRNRNNRQVSTYVQGMNLILAPLLYSCPSESMAFQLFSSLCYNIIPTYINSNISGAHNGAKLLDICLKIIDPKLSKFLSDNLLTAEIYGLPSILTLSSCNKPLDQVCKLWDFMFAYGFHMNILFVVSLLVTNRDKIMESDYPMNLLTRDMPNFEADEIIRLGVGFVARIPSDIYTLLVEHLTKSDLTIPYNY; from the coding sequence ATGTCATCAATTGAACAGTTTATCGAACAATCTCCTTTGCTTATCCAATCATCATTGTCGCAACTTCgatatttgattttatgCGAAGGGTTGCCTGTGGCTACAAATAAAAGAGAACAGAGGCTCCGGTCTAACGTTTGGTCAATTCTATCCCAGACCTCCATGGAAAGGTCAACACAATTGTATATGGCTCTAGTGCAACTGGGCCCTTGCCCTCCTgttattttacaaaaaatcAAGAACGATACATTCAGAACATTACAAACGGACCCCATTTTTAAGAAGACAGTTTCAGAAGAGTCTCTGATAAGATGTCTTTCATGTTTTGCATGGCAGACACTACAGAGAGCagaggaagaagaacatattaataattatgaTGGAAATGATGCCAATACGTCATTggatgaaaataattcttcaagTTATGCTAATTCAAGAAATAGAAACAATAGACAAGTCAGCACATATGTTCAAGGCATGAATCTGATATTGGCACCGCTATTATACTCCTGTCCTTCAGAATCCATGgcttttcaattgttttcaTCACTAtgttataatataataccGACGTACATTAACAGCAATATCTCAGGTGCACACAATGGTGCCAAATTACTAGATATATGTTTAAAAATCATCGATCCAAAATTAAGCAAGTTTTTAAGTGATAACCTGCTAACAGCAGAGATATACGGGTTGCCATCTATATTGACACTCTCAAGTTGTAACAAACCATTAGATCAAGTATGTAAACTATGGGATTTTATGTTTGCATATGGCTTTcatatgaatatattatttgtgGTTTCACTATTAGTAACCAACCGAGACAAAATAATGGAATCAGATTATCCAATGAATTTGCTAACAAGAGATATGCCCAACTTTGAAGCTGATGAGATAATAAGATTGGGCGTAGGGTTTGTTGCAAGAATCCCATctgatatatatactttacTAGTTGAGCATCTAACAAAATCCGATCTCACCATACCATATAACTACTAG